In Thermococcus zilligii AN1, a genomic segment contains:
- a CDS encoding lipoate--protein ligase family protein — protein MRFIPLIVARPEVQMAIDEAIMQARIEGRVPDTVRLYAFSPSSVTMGRFQSIVHDVNLEEAKKLGIPVVRRITGGGSVFHDEFGEITYSVVIGEDFHPALKNVESSYRYLAGPLVDALKELGLEAGFSGLNDIIARGKKISGSAQTRRKGVILQHGTFMYSTRVDILGRVLRVSGEKLRDKGVSGIWERVTTLEREGIKLSRREAYELLKQSFSNAFPLEEGELTDYELKLAEKLIEERYGNPRWNEMR, from the coding sequence ATGAGGTTCATCCCGCTCATTGTAGCCAGGCCCGAGGTTCAGATGGCAATAGACGAAGCAATAATGCAGGCCAGAATCGAGGGAAGGGTTCCCGACACGGTGAGGCTCTACGCCTTCAGCCCAAGCTCAGTAACCATGGGCCGCTTCCAGAGCATCGTCCACGATGTCAACCTCGAAGAGGCGAAAAAGCTTGGCATTCCCGTGGTAAGGAGGATTACGGGCGGAGGAAGCGTCTTCCACGACGAGTTCGGGGAGATAACTTATTCTGTTGTCATCGGTGAGGACTTCCACCCTGCCCTGAAGAACGTCGAGAGCAGCTACCGCTATTTGGCCGGCCCCCTCGTTGATGCTCTTAAGGAGCTCGGCCTCGAAGCGGGCTTTTCGGGCCTGAACGACATTATAGCGAGGGGAAAGAAGATAAGCGGCTCGGCACAGACGAGAAGGAAAGGAGTGATTCTACAGCACGGCACGTTCATGTACTCCACGCGCGTCGATATTCTCGGAAGGGTTCTGAGGGTTTCGGGGGAGAAGCTCAGAGATAAGGGCGTTTCAGGCATATGGGAGCGCGTTACAACCCTGGAGCGCGAGGGGATAAAGCTCAGCCGCCGGGAGGCCTACGAGTTGCTCAAGCAGAGCTTCTCCAACGCTTTTCCGCTGGAAGAGGGCGAACTCACCGACTACGAGCTTAAGCTGGCAGAGAAGCTTATAGAAGAGAGATACGGAAATCCCCGGTGGAACGAGATGCGCTAG
- the taw3 gene encoding tRNA(Phe) 7-((3-amino-3-carboxypropyl)-4-demethylwyosine(37)-N(4))-methyltransferase Taw3: MKAKREALAGLFTAMKEGKVDGDIIDLLLLINSINGIYTTSSCSGRIGIIEEPALGAKPLSGWLVKVHRPLEFEEAREALRDAREGLIFLKSQPPIFHIVAEDRKRAKKLHEIGLASGFKYTTFKVISSRYLVEINATEYLTAPLGKDGKVLVDEGYLRFAVEVGNSMLKRSKGRLPRLEENFRKLREELGEDELFYELAGDFEIDNWRIP; encoded by the coding sequence ATGAAAGCCAAGCGCGAGGCCCTCGCGGGTCTCTTCACGGCGATGAAGGAAGGAAAGGTGGACGGGGACATAATTGACCTTCTCCTCCTCATCAACTCAATCAATGGGATATACACGACTTCTTCCTGCTCCGGCAGGATAGGAATAATCGAGGAACCTGCCCTGGGAGCGAAGCCGCTCTCCGGGTGGCTGGTGAAAGTTCACAGGCCCCTCGAATTTGAGGAAGCGCGGGAAGCTCTGAGGGACGCGAGGGAAGGCCTTATCTTCCTCAAGAGCCAGCCACCGATTTTCCACATCGTCGCAGAGGATAGGAAAAGGGCCAAAAAGCTCCACGAGATTGGACTGGCCAGCGGCTTTAAATACACCACATTTAAGGTAATCTCCAGCCGTTACCTCGTCGAGATAAACGCCACGGAATACCTCACCGCCCCTCTCGGGAAGGACGGGAAGGTCTTGGTAGACGAGGGTTACCTCCGCTTTGCCGTTGAGGTCGGAAACTCCATGCTGAAACGCTCGAAGGGGAGACTCCCGCGGCTGGAGGAAAACTTCAGAAAGCTCAGGGAAGAGCTTGGCGAGGATGAGCTGTTCTACGAGCTTGCGGGAGATTTTGAAATAGATAACTGGAGAATCCCCTAG